TGCCGGCCTGATCATTTGCCTGAACGTCGTCGGGATGGCACCCATTGTAAGATCGGCTATGGTACACAATACTGCTTACCTCAGGGGCGACAGGCGCGCCGGATACAGTCTCGATTGGCGCAGGTACTTCGAACTAATAGAATGGGCGCGGAGAAATACTCCGGCCGGGAGCGTGATCATTGCGCGAAAACCAGAATTCGTCTACCTCTTATCCGGCCGCAAGTCTTTCATATATCCCTTCACGACGGATCATGATCGAATACGCGAGGCAATAGCAGGCTGTGACTACATAATACTCGATAATTTCACGTGGACGGTCACGACCCTGTATTACCTCCTTCCTGTCCTGGAAGATAATCCGGAGAATTACAGGATAATAAAGAGAACGGAGCGCCCAGAATTCTACCTCTTGAAAGTTGTAACTGATTCATAGGTTGACATTTTCACTGTTCTCGGTTATCATTATTGATGCAACTGGAATCCATAAAAACCCGAATATTTGCTGGAATGTGATATGACCAATAATCTTATTCAATCCCTTGAAATGCTGTCAAAGAAGAGCATAAAACTGTTGAAGGCGATGCGTGAATACATGAAGTTGAATGAGCGTCCCGTTGAAAACGCCTATATACTTGAGAAGAAGATGATGACCATTTCTTCCCTGGTCGAAGATTTGTCGCCTTCTGATATAAAGGGATCCTTGCTGGCCTGGCTGGACAGCCAGAGAAAGGAGATCGAACAGGGAAAGGATGAAATAAAATTCCAGTTTGGCAACCGATTGCGGGAGTTGTGCAAAACCGGAGGTATTGAAGTACGAGGGCAGTATCCGCTGCTGAGATTGGGCCTACATACCCTGAAGTTGAATTTTGAGCTCGGTGAAGCAACACTTTATTTTGGCCCCGAGATCGAGAAAATAAGAACGAAGATACCGGTACAGGCAGAGGTTATTTATGACATGGTGATAAAACACCGGCGTGATATTTCGACCGACGATGCTGAATTAGATGAACTTGCCCGCGACATACAGCTTGCCTATGAACGTTGCGCGAGACGCGATGGCAAGGTTTACGGGGAAAAGATTCTCATTATGGATGTGCTGCAGGAGTACGTATTCATGAAGCAGTCGAAGAAGTTCGCCGTCGATGCGCGCCGGCAGAATTTTCGCGAATACCCTAGAGAAAAGATGAGCTTCATGCTCTATCAATTGAGAAGCTACGGGAATGCCGCGCGCGGTATGCATTTGCAGGTGGCAACCTTCGATGCAACGGTCGACAAGGCGAAAGCGCTCTGGGTGCCTGAGGACGAAGAGGGCGCAGGGACGCATTACGAATACATTACGTTCGAGCCGGCACCCTCGTCGTGATGTCGAGTGAACTCACAGGACGCTGTGCAGAACATGCATTTAAACTCTAACCTGGCCAAGGCTGTTATTCATAAGCTGGGAAGTTTTGGCACGCCTCCTGAATTCGGCATCGAGTATTTCAGTGTGGGTGTTGACAATTATCTGCGGGTAATCGAGGAAGAGTACCTTAAGGGAATACTCAAATTCAATCTTTCATCATTCAAACTGATCACCGGCAACTACGGCGGCGGCAAGACACACTTTCTTTACCTTGTACGTAATATCGGTTGGCGTAACAACTACGTGACGAGTTATGTTACATTGAGCCCTACCGAATGCCCTTTTGACCGGCTGGAACTTGTCTACAAACAGGTTGTGCTGAATCTCAGAATACCGGTAAATGATAATCACTGGAAAGAGCCATGGAATCTCGGTATCGATTTTCTTTTAAAGAATTGGGCTAAATCCGCAGAAGGAAATATTCTGTCTAAGATAAGAAGTTTTGAAAGTTCCAGCTTCACCAATGCGGTGAAAGCTGCGGTCACGAATCTGTTGAGCGAGGACGAAGAAGGCTTTCAGGAAGTAATACAATGGTTAAAGGGGGAAGATTTGCCGCGCGAGTTGAAACTTCGCTATCGTATATCGGAACGGATCGACCGCAGTAATGCATTCAGGATGTTACGCAGTCTCGTGCAATTTGTAAATTCGCTAGGTTATTCCGGTCTATTACTTCTCTTCGATGAAGCAGAGAGGGGGATGAGTATTTCATCGGCGCGCGACAAACGTCGCGCACTCGATAATCTCAGGCAGCTCGTTGATGAATGCGGTAATGCACGTCTGCCAGGAGCAATGTTCTTCTATGCGATCCCCGATGAGAACCTCCTTCTTGAGGGAAGTGGTGGTGTCTATGAAGCTTTGAAGCAGAGGCTCCGATCAAGTTTCACGAGGATAAATCCGATGGGCGTTAAGATCAATTTAGAGGATATTGGGGTGAGCGCAAGGGATTTTCTTAGCGAATTAGGTACAAAGCTTGCGATAGTATTCGAAATCGCCTATAATCATCAACTTGAACAAGATATCCGTGATGAATCCTTGAAAAATATGATCGAAGCAGCTCTGGAGTTCCAGACTCTCGATGTCAGCTACCGTAGGATCTTTGTAATTGGCGTTGTTGAAATCTTCCACCGGCTGAAGGAAAAGGCCGCGGTTATTGGAAGAGACGAGGCACGGGAAATATTCCGCTCAAAAGTGAGGATGCTTGCCGATACAGAAAAGGCGGAGGTTGAGAGCGAAGAATTCTGACCGTTTTAATGTGACCGCCAGAACAATTTTGTCGACCTCGATGACAGTATGGATAAGAAGAACAGTGTAGTAGCACATCCTATATTTGGCGAAGGCGTAGTCGAGGCATCGCGTTGGGAAGGTGCGGAGCTGCGTGTCAAATTCCGTAGTGGCCTGGAGCTGTGGTTGCCCGCAAAGTGGTTCAGGCCTATCACCGTCAAGCACATCAAGCTCGACCAGATTTCGTCGAAGCGCCTTCTGGAGGCATTTCGCCTTGGTATCGTTCCGCATCAGGATATTGAATATTTCACTTTTGGCCGCGGTTATGAGTTGTCAGAACTGGAGCAGGGCCTAAAAGCGCTCAAGGAAGGGTCAGGTAATGTCTACCTGGTGGAGGGTGGCTACGGGTCAGGTAAAACCCATCTTCTGGAGTACATGCACCACCTGTGTCTGAAGTACGGGTTTGTGACTACCTATTGCGAGTTGAGCGTTCAGGAGACACCGATGTATCGTCCGAAACGAGTCTACCGGGAATTGGTACATAATCTCAGGTATATCAAGGAAGGTTCTGAATACAGGTTCCGGGATTTGCTGAGAATGGTGGCATCGATTGAGATAAGAGATCACTGTTTTCTTACACCGGTGCTGAGATATGTCAAAAACCTTGAGGATGATACTCTCAAGAACGAGGTGTTCTGGCAATTGATAGAGGGCGAATCGACGAAGGATTATGCAACAGACCCGCTTTCACCATTCCGTGTACGTGGTGGACATAAAATACCGGCCCTTTACGACTATTCAACGGCTACGGACTACTACACGTATATCATCAGCGGTTTGAGTCACCTTGTCTACGAGGTGGGTTTAGGGGGGCTGGTGATAATACTCGATGAAGTTGAGACGATAGCCCACATCTGGAATTACATCGAATATAGTCGGGGGCTTAATTTTCTGGAGGGCTTGATTCAGGCTGCTCTCGACAATGATGGTCTGAAGGTGATAGACAAACGGCTGTTGCACAATCGCGTGCGGCCGACGCCATACGTATACCCGGACCCTCATATTCTTCTGATCCTTGCATCCACTCCAGTACACGGGTTACGTGATTTTGTCGGTGTGCGTGAACTCATTGACCGAAAGGTTGTGCTGCGCAGGTTCAGCAAAGCCGAGTTAGAATTGATATACAATAACCTTTACGATGTATATACCTGCGCATACCCTGCATTTTCCATTGTTATTTCACAGCGAGAGAACATATTCAATGCCGCGTTGAAAAGGAGCTACGGTGAGTTGCGGGAGTTCATCAAATTCTCGGTCGAGGCTTTTGACTGGTTCAGGTACAGCAAGCCCAATCCATAATACCGGTTCTTTTCTAATCGGTTCTCATTGAGTCGCAGCTGAATAATTCTGCGAGAGTGATAGGTTACAATGGACAGTAGCGAAATCAAGCGGGCCCTGCACAGGACATGGGTTCCTTTTTTCAGCCATTTCGGCAGCTTCACGCCGATTCAGGAGATTACGATCCCCTCGATACTGAAGAACAAGAATGTCGTCGTGATATCACCGTCGGCATCAGGCAAGACCGAGGCAGTTATTGCCCCGGTCCTGGAAAACCTTTTCGAGCGCCAGGTTTTTGCCGCTCCCTTGAACAGACCGAGAATTTTGTATATATCTCCCACGCGCGCGTTGGTCAATGATCTTCACCGCCGGTTACACGACCCGATCCATTATCTGGATATTTCCATGGGCATGAAGACTGGCGACCGCCCGCAATTGCCCGACAAAAACGTTCCGGACGTTTTGTTAACAACTCCTGAGTCTTTTGACTCACTGCTGACGCGCCGACCCAGACTATTTTTGGATCTCGAAGCAGTTATACTCGATGAGATACATCTGCTTGATAACACACCGCGCGGCGACCAGCTTCGTATCCTGTTGAATAGACTGAGGAAAATAAGGAGCCGGCTCCATTATGCCGCTCTCTCGGCGACAATTGACGACCTGGATATCGGCAAAAGGTATTTCCCTGATCCGGAAGTTTGCCTGTTGGATGCACGGCGAGAGATTGAATATCTGCTCATACCTGCTGAGGCTTTCGTCCATAGGCTTATGGCCATCGCCAGGGAGAAGTATTTGAAGAAAATTCTTGTTTTCTTCAATGCGCGTAGTCTGGCCGAGCTCTATTCACGGAAATTGAGCGTTCCTCCTTTCTCGGATGTAGTGTATATACATCATGCAAGTCTGCCGCGGTCGAAGAGGGAGGATGTTGAGAAGGTCATGAACAGCACTGATCGCGCCATACTATGTGCAACATCCACGCTTGAATTAGGGATCGATATTGGGTCAGTGGATTGTATCGTGCTATATCGCCCACCGTTTGATGTATCTTCGATGCTGCAAAGGGTTGGCCGCGGCAATCGCCGGACGCACAAGCTTTTTGCGATCTGCGTGTATACAGATGGGTGGGAGAAGGCACTCTTTGAAACCTATCTGGAGTGTGCGATGCAGGGCAAGTTGTATGATAGGCGTTACACACCGAGCCTGTCGGTAATACCCCAACAAATTTACTCCTATTTCCACCAGCGGCGAAGGATTGGGACGACAGTGAACAGTCTAAACAGAGTATTTTCTCCGGTTTTCTCCGAGGGAACCGTAAAGTCCGTGTTCAAACATCTGTATGAAGATGGAAAGGTGGTCGAGACAAGACCCGGTATATATTTCAATTCACCTAGTCTTGAGAAGAAAATAGATTATGGTAAGATCCATTCAAATATCGCCGAGACATCTTTTGGTGAATATGATGTGATCAATGTAGCTCTGGGTATTATAGTTGGCCGCATTTTTCACCTGCGGGAGAAGTTCGTGTTGGGAGGTAAGTGCTGGCAGATCAGCCAGATCGACGAAAAAGAAAAGAAAGTCTACGCACGCTGTATCGGCGATGCTTCTGCAGTCACTAAGATATTCGAAGGCAAGGGTGCAGGGTCGTACAACTATCGCTTGGCGCCTATCATCAAAAAGAAATTCGTGCCGGACCTTGCTTTCGAGGATTTTCCTTATGCTGTCGAGGCAAACAATACTCATGTCATGCATTTATTAGGCTCGATGTATGGTTTTGTGTTGGCTGATGCTCTATTCCACGACGGCATCGATGCGATGGACGTTGAGGGAAAAATTTTAGTACTGAATAGACTCGTTCCATCCGATGACCGCTTCCCCATGCCGAGCAACGAATCGATCAAGCGGGTCATGCGTGAAAACATCCGACGTCTTGAAGATGCCTTGGGCAGCGGTGCCTACTTCTATGACCTCCCGGTCGACTCCCAGGTTGAGGACCATATGCTGAATATGGATATTGGTGGATTCCTCGGTTTCTTGGGCTCATTGCGGCTCGTGCGTATCGAGATGGAGCAGTTCCGTCAGTATGCTGAGAGCCTGCAGTAGCTTGACACATTCAGGCAGTTGTCTATAATGCTAGTGTATTACAATCGAGATATTTGAATAAAGGAGGCTTTTCATGGGAAGATTTCTTGTCGTCTGTGTTTTTTTTATACTGATGATTCTATCCTGCAATGGTGCAGTTACTATCGAATCGCCACAGGTGAAAAATGTGTTTATGGGTACAAATCATCTGATGATTTTTTGGGAGAAGAATGAATTGATTGAGAATAGCACCGATTTCGCCGGCTATAATGTGTATGTCTACACGGATTCCAGTGCCTTATTGGTTGATGATGGGGAAGAGTTGAACAAATTCAACAGCCAGACAATACAGGACACGACTTTTCAAGCTAATGGTTTATTGCAGGACAGAGTATATTTTGTTCAGGTGCGTACAGTCAATACTGAAAATAAGGTAAACGGGTACAATGCCACGACTCCTTTCATGAGGGCGTCACCGCGCCCTGAATTCACCGTGACAATGAAGATCGCGGCCGAGAGCCAGCCT
The sequence above is drawn from the candidate division WOR-3 bacterium genome and encodes:
- a CDS encoding ATP-binding protein, with the protein product MHLNSNLAKAVIHKLGSFGTPPEFGIEYFSVGVDNYLRVIEEEYLKGILKFNLSSFKLITGNYGGGKTHFLYLVRNIGWRNNYVTSYVTLSPTECPFDRLELVYKQVVLNLRIPVNDNHWKEPWNLGIDFLLKNWAKSAEGNILSKIRSFESSSFTNAVKAAVTNLLSEDEEGFQEVIQWLKGEDLPRELKLRYRISERIDRSNAFRMLRSLVQFVNSLGYSGLLLLFDEAERGMSISSARDKRRALDNLRQLVDECGNARLPGAMFFYAIPDENLLLEGSGGVYEALKQRLRSSFTRINPMGVKINLEDIGVSARDFLSELGTKLAIVFEIAYNHQLEQDIRDESLKNMIEAALEFQTLDVSYRRIFVIGVVEIFHRLKEKAAVIGRDEAREIFRSKVRMLADTEKAEVESEEF
- a CDS encoding ATP-binding protein, with translation MDKKNSVVAHPIFGEGVVEASRWEGAELRVKFRSGLELWLPAKWFRPITVKHIKLDQISSKRLLEAFRLGIVPHQDIEYFTFGRGYELSELEQGLKALKEGSGNVYLVEGGYGSGKTHLLEYMHHLCLKYGFVTTYCELSVQETPMYRPKRVYRELVHNLRYIKEGSEYRFRDLLRMVASIEIRDHCFLTPVLRYVKNLEDDTLKNEVFWQLIEGESTKDYATDPLSPFRVRGGHKIPALYDYSTATDYYTYIISGLSHLVYEVGLGGLVIILDEVETIAHIWNYIEYSRGLNFLEGLIQAALDNDGLKVIDKRLLHNRVRPTPYVYPDPHILLILASTPVHGLRDFVGVRELIDRKVVLRRFSKAELELIYNNLYDVYTCAYPAFSIVISQRENIFNAALKRSYGELREFIKFSVEAFDWFRYSKPNP
- a CDS encoding DEAD/DEAH box helicase, which encodes MDSSEIKRALHRTWVPFFSHFGSFTPIQEITIPSILKNKNVVVISPSASGKTEAVIAPVLENLFERQVFAAPLNRPRILYISPTRALVNDLHRRLHDPIHYLDISMGMKTGDRPQLPDKNVPDVLLTTPESFDSLLTRRPRLFLDLEAVILDEIHLLDNTPRGDQLRILLNRLRKIRSRLHYAALSATIDDLDIGKRYFPDPEVCLLDARREIEYLLIPAEAFVHRLMAIAREKYLKKILVFFNARSLAELYSRKLSVPPFSDVVYIHHASLPRSKREDVEKVMNSTDRAILCATSTLELGIDIGSVDCIVLYRPPFDVSSMLQRVGRGNRRTHKLFAICVYTDGWEKALFETYLECAMQGKLYDRRYTPSLSVIPQQIYSYFHQRRRIGTTVNSLNRVFSPVFSEGTVKSVFKHLYEDGKVVETRPGIYFNSPSLEKKIDYGKIHSNIAETSFGEYDVINVALGIIVGRIFHLREKFVLGGKCWQISQIDEKEKKVYARCIGDASAVTKIFEGKGAGSYNYRLAPIIKKKFVPDLAFEDFPYAVEANNTHVMHLLGSMYGFVLADALFHDGIDAMDVEGKILVLNRLVPSDDRFPMPSNESIKRVMRENIRRLEDALGSGAYFYDLPVDSQVEDHMLNMDIGGFLGFLGSLRLVRIEMEQFRQYAESLQ
- a CDS encoding fibronectin type III domain-containing protein — its product is MGRFLVVCVFFILMILSCNGAVTIESPQVKNVFMGTNHLMIFWEKNELIENSTDFAGYNVYVYTDSSALLVDDGEELNKFNSQTIQDTTFQANGLLQDRVYFVQVRTVNTENKVNGYNATTPFMRASPRPEFTVTMKIAAESQPVNDSSAVRYSDGLVMADSSMIGSAADMWVKASGDTVWFVSPSGHPLYGSGARQTMLSNIGPGDFNAISGIASEPASEEIEVVAGEIVVAKNEDGNYVKLYIDTIDLQNDVIVILYAYQNIPEFPYF